One genomic window of Vidua macroura isolate BioBank_ID:100142 chromosome 16, ASM2450914v1, whole genome shotgun sequence includes the following:
- the MRPS34 gene encoding 28S ribosomal protein S34, mitochondrial encodes MARKKLHRPIAAMAKKIREYRELKDRPRDSQRFAVDYETMRRPLTQKRLPVRAWEDVRNENRLFALLCRLPRFGVGRTVTRKSWLWAHHEPCYWVVTKVKADYMAENMDHGRAWGYLTFKGKTEEEVREIDKAMYHDWRMVPKHEEEAFKKFTPVPEATVRFLPYPPLLRAMILAQWQKEGRPIMEEPNIDLEKVLASPQEWAKKKATGTLCLDIMTAKWRAITSGTASDSLNTAEGSVSKKRGT; translated from the exons ATGGCCCGCAAGAAACTGCACCGGCCCATCGCCGCCATGGCCAAGAAGATCCGCGAGTACCGGGAGCTGAAGGATCGGCCACGGGACTCTCAGCGCTTCGCTGTGGACTACGAGACCATGCGGCGGCCGCTAACGCAGAAACGGCTGCCCGTGCGAGCCTGGGAGGACGTGCGGAACGAGAACCGACTGTTTGCGCTGCTCTGCCGCCTGCCGCGCTTCGGCGTGGGCCGCACCGTCACCCGCAAGTCCTGGCTGTGGGCGCACCACGAGCCCTGCTACTGGGTCGTCACCAAGGTGAAGGCGGACTACATGGCCGAG aacaTGGACCATGGAAGAGCCTGGGGCTACCTGACCTTCAAAG GCAAAACTGAAGAGGAAGTGAGGGAGATCGACAAAGCCATGTACCATGACTGGCGTATGGTGCCCAAACACGAGGAGGAAGCCTTCAAGAAATTCACCCCAGTGCCTGAGGCGACTGTTCGGTTCCTGCCATACCCACCACTGCTCCGAGCCATGATCCTTGCACAGTGGCAGAAGGAGGGAAGACCAATCATGGAAGAGCCAAATATTGATCTGGAGAAGGTCCTGGCCTCTCCTCAAGAGTGGGCAAAGAAAAAAGCTACTGGGACACTG tgcctgGACATCATGACAGCCAAATGGAGAGCCATTACCTCAGGCACAGCATCTGATTCTCTGAACACTGCAGAAGGCAGTGTGAGCAAGAAGCGAGGAACATGA